The Candidatus Desulfofervidus auxilii sequence GACACATCGGATATGCCAGAGTATATTTATATGAGAAGGAAAATTAAAGAGATTGGAGGGTCAGCGGGCAATGTATGCGTTGACGGGAGATGTGCTTTTTGCGTCATTCCGTAGAGGTCTCAGGAACGGAAATTGGAAGAAGCTGAAAGCGAGTGAGAGGGCTTTTTTCAAGGCAGCGCTTTTCTATCTGAGGCGAGGCGGAAGGATTGTGAGCGTGTCTGTTTTGGAGAAGCTCCGCTTGCTCATAGCGAAATTGAATGAGACGATAAGGATGAGAATATTTAGAAAGGGATTCGAGAAAGCGATTGAAATTTTGAACGCATACGAAAATTCTGCATGGTATCCTTATTTAAAGAAATGGCTAAAAGAACCCGATTATATATTCTGGCTCGGAACAATATGAGAAGAAAATTATACTCACGTGCCAAAAATCTGAGTAAGATTAAGCGTCCGCTGGATTTAATGGGAGGTGAGAAGCATACAGAATGAGTAGCAATGCAGATATAATTCCAAATTGGCATGATATACGCAATACATATATGAACGGGTTATATGACATTCCGCCCCGAAGCCTGAAGATGATGCAAGCAACTAGAGAATCTATTAAGGTGAGAAGATGATCACAAATAGTTTTATATTCATTCCAGGAATCGGATACAAAACAGAGGAATATTTGTGGAAAAGGGGTATTCTAACGTGGGATGATCTAGAAAAAGCTTGCATTTACTCTATAAACCATCTCTCGAAAAGAAAAATTATAAAACATTACTTAGAAATAGCAAAAACCTCTTTAAGTAGAAAGGATGCATCCTTTTTTGCTAAGCATTTGCCTCAAACAGAATATTGGAGACTATATAGGGAGTTTCGTACAAAAACCATTTTTTTTGACATCGAAACCACAGGTTTATCGTTATATTATGACGTTATAACCCTCATAGGCACTTTTGATGGTCATAAAGTTAAAATTTTTTTAAGAGATAATAATCTGGAGAATATAATTGATTACTTGCAGAACTATGAAATTATTGTTACTTTTAATGGAAAATTATTTGATATACCTTTTATTAAAAAAGAATTCCCTGAAATTAAGCTTCCTCCTATTCATATTGATTTGAAGTTTTTAATTAGGTCTTTAGGTATGAATGGTTCTCTTAGAGAGGTAGAAAAGAAGATAGGTATAGAAAGAGAAAAGGACGTAGAAAATATCTGTGGAAGGGAAGCTGTAGTATTATGGAATAAATTTATGAGAGGAGATGATGAAGCGCTTAGGAAGCTAATTTTGTATAACGTTTACGATGTAATAAATTTAAAAAAGCTTATGGAGTTCTGCTACTTAAAGAAAATTGAAAATGATATTCTGCCTAGGATGAAGAATAAATACATCCAACAAAAATTATTTGACAATCATAATACGAAAGAATTTGAGTACAGTCCTACTTCATCCAATATTGTTGTTCCTCGAATTAGTATAAAGCGGTGCAATTCTAAATTAGAAATTCAAGCAAACAATAAAATTTTGCTTAAGGTTGATAGAAGTAAAATAAGAAAAGTAGAAATTAAGATAGATAATTTGATACAAAAAATAAAAAATAATAAATATAAACCTCTTTCAGTTGGGATAGATTTATCAGGCTCCGAAAATAGATTTTCCGGAATTTGTATTCTTGAAGAGAGAAAAGCGTATTTAAGCAGGGTAAAAACTGACGAAGAAATTGTCTCTACTACGGTTGATGTTAAACCTGCTATAATATCAATAGATTCTCCCCTCAGTTTGCCTAGGGGAAGATGCTGTACCAGTGATTCATGTGAATGTAGAAAATACGGAATCATGAGAGAATGCGAGAGGGTCTTAAGAAAAAGAGGCGTAAATGTCTATCCTTGCTTGATTAAAAGTATGCAAAAACTAACCACAAGAGGCATTAAGTTAGCTAGAATTTTTGAAGAGAAAGGTTTTCAAGTAATAGAAAGCTATCCTGGTGCAACTCAAGATATCTTGAGATTTCCGCGAAAACGTATTAGTTTGGAAGAGCTAAAAATAGATTTAATAAACATGGGAATAGAGCCATTCTCTGATGAGGAAACAATAACCCACGATGAAATTGATGCACTTACCTCTGCATTGGTTGGTTATTTTTACCTTGCAGGAATGTACGAAGCTATAGGCAATATTGAAGAAGGATATTTAATTATACCAGATTTAAAAGAGGGAGGTGAATAACATGAATGTAGTTGTAATAGTAGGGGGACAATTCGGGGGGGAAGGAAAAGGAAAAATAACTGCCCACTTATGTCGCACATATAACTTTGATGTTGCCGTTAGATGTGGTGGTCCAAATTCTGGCCACACTAT is a genomic window containing:
- a CDS encoding DUF429 domain-containing protein, whose amino-acid sequence is MITNSFIFIPGIGYKTEEYLWKRGILTWDDLEKACIYSINHLSKRKIIKHYLEIAKTSLSRKDASFFAKHLPQTEYWRLYREFRTKTIFFDIETTGLSLYYDVITLIGTFDGHKVKIFLRDNNLENIIDYLQNYEIIVTFNGKLFDIPFIKKEFPEIKLPPIHIDLKFLIRSLGMNGSLREVEKKIGIEREKDVENICGREAVVLWNKFMRGDDEALRKLILYNVYDVINLKKLMEFCYLKKIENDILPRMKNKYIQQKLFDNHNTKEFEYSPTSSNIVVPRISIKRCNSKLEIQANNKILLKVDRSKIRKVEIKIDNLIQKIKNNKYKPLSVGIDLSGSENRFSGICILEERKAYLSRVKTDEEIVSTTVDVKPAIISIDSPLSLPRGRCCTSDSCECRKYGIMRECERVLRKRGVNVYPCLIKSMQKLTTRGIKLARIFEEKGFQVIESYPGATQDILRFPRKRISLEELKIDLINMGIEPFSDEETITHDEIDALTSALVGYFYLAGMYEAIGNIEEGYLIIPDLKEGGE